From BD1-7 clade bacterium, one genomic window encodes:
- the kdgK gene encoding 2-dehydro-3-deoxygluconokinase, which translates to MKNYDLYGIGAALVDTEIETEDAFLAECSIEKGVMTLVDEARQHELMELLSGHLVASKKASGGSAANSIIAAANFGAKCFHTGKVSSDDLGDFYLNDLKNAGVDASFERAREDGITGKCLVMISPDAERTMNTFLGISETLDESNLDLDALAASEWLYIEGYLVTSDSCRGAAIKARQHAEANGVKTALSLSDPGMVQFFKEGLNAMLGDKVDLLFCNKEEAFGWADTDNIDDAVESLKQISNTFAITLGAEGAVIFDGEALINIAPNKVTAIDTNGAGDAFAGALLYGLSQGFDFAKAGKLASLTSATVVSQYGPRLADAEYKALLANFSDAEAATA; encoded by the coding sequence ATGAAAAACTACGACCTCTACGGTATCGGCGCAGCGCTGGTTGATACAGAAATCGAAACCGAAGATGCCTTTCTGGCCGAATGCAGTATCGAAAAGGGTGTTATGACCTTGGTCGATGAAGCCCGTCAACACGAGCTGATGGAATTACTCAGTGGCCACCTTGTTGCGTCTAAAAAGGCCAGTGGTGGCTCTGCGGCAAACAGCATCATTGCCGCCGCCAACTTTGGTGCCAAGTGCTTCCATACCGGCAAAGTATCCAGCGATGACCTGGGCGATTTTTACCTGAATGACCTAAAAAACGCAGGCGTCGATGCATCTTTCGAGCGTGCCCGCGAAGACGGTATCACAGGTAAGTGCCTGGTTATGATTTCTCCAGACGCTGAACGCACCATGAACACCTTCCTAGGCATCAGCGAAACTCTCGATGAAAGCAATCTGGATCTGGACGCACTGGCAGCGAGCGAATGGCTCTACATCGAAGGCTACCTGGTCACGTCGGATTCTTGCCGCGGCGCGGCTATCAAAGCACGCCAACACGCAGAGGCCAACGGTGTAAAAACCGCTCTTAGCCTGTCTGACCCCGGCATGGTTCAGTTCTTCAAAGAAGGCCTGAACGCAATGCTCGGTGATAAAGTCGATTTGCTGTTCTGCAACAAGGAAGAAGCCTTCGGCTGGGCTGACACCGATAACATCGACGACGCCGTTGAGAGCTTAAAACAAATTTCCAACACCTTTGCCATTACACTCGGTGCCGAAGGTGCGGTGATTTTTGACGGTGAGGCACTGATCAACATCGCGCCAAACAAGGTAACAGCTATCGACACCAACGGCGCAGGCGATGCCTTCGCGGGTGCATTACTGTATGGCTTGAGCCAAGGTTTTGACTTTGCAAAAGCGGGCAAACTGGCCTCCCTCACATCAGCCACAGTCGTTAGCCAGTATGGCCCACGTCTGGCCGATGCCGAATATAAGGCACTGCTTGCCAACTTTTCTGATGCGGAAGCCGCAACTGCATAA